In one Hymenobacter sp. DG25B genomic region, the following are encoded:
- a CDS encoding diacylglycerol/lipid kinase family protein has product MSAKLRICFILNPASGTNRRQDIPALLARYLNPAAVEYEVLHTEYAGHAVQLARQAAHSGCRIVVAVGGDGTVNEVGRGLLGTPAALGILPRGSGNGLARHLHIPLGLRAAIERLNEPDFQRMDVGRINGREFFCTAGLGFDAHVSKCFAVAGTRGLSTYVQVALREYRRFRPVPVQVHFNEKVLSTDCYVLAFANAAQYGNNAYIAPLADIRDGLLDLCLIDALPLLRAVRVGLGLALGDLPTSGAAAFHTSNKVRVIAAAPLGFHVDGDYVGENTEFEVELLPLALEVAV; this is encoded by the coding sequence ATGTCTGCCAAGCTGCGCATCTGCTTTATTCTGAACCCTGCTTCCGGTACCAACCGCCGCCAGGACATACCGGCCCTGCTGGCGCGCTACCTCAACCCGGCGGCGGTGGAGTATGAAGTACTACACACCGAATATGCCGGCCACGCCGTGCAGCTGGCCCGCCAGGCAGCCCACAGCGGCTGCCGCATTGTGGTAGCCGTGGGCGGTGATGGCACCGTGAACGAAGTAGGGCGCGGCCTGCTGGGTACGCCAGCCGCGCTGGGGATTCTGCCGCGCGGTTCCGGCAACGGTCTGGCCCGCCACCTGCACATACCGCTGGGGCTGCGGGCGGCAATTGAGCGCCTGAATGAGCCCGATTTTCAGCGCATGGATGTGGGCCGCATCAATGGGCGGGAATTTTTCTGCACGGCAGGTTTGGGGTTTGATGCCCACGTAAGCAAATGCTTTGCGGTGGCCGGCACGCGCGGGCTCTCCACCTACGTGCAGGTAGCGCTGCGCGAGTATCGCCGCTTCCGGCCGGTGCCGGTGCAGGTGCACTTCAACGAAAAAGTGCTTTCCACCGACTGCTACGTGCTGGCCTTTGCCAACGCCGCCCAGTATGGCAACAACGCCTACATAGCCCCGCTGGCCGATATCCGGGACGGGCTGCTGGATTTGTGTCTGATTGATGCCTTGCCGCTGCTGCGGGCCGTGCGTGTGGGCCTGGGCCTCGCCCTCGGCGACCTGCCTACCTCCGGGGCCGCCGCCTTCCATACTTCCAATAAGGTGCGCGTAATCGCCGCCGCTCCGCTGGGCTTCCACGTAGATGGCGACTATGTGGGCGAAAACACCGAATTTGAAGTAGAGCTACTGCCTTTGGCCCTGGAAGTAGCTGTTTAA
- the gap gene encoding type I glyceraldehyde-3-phosphate dehydrogenase: MAKIKVAINGFGRIGRLTFKSLLGRDNVEVVAINDLTDNKTLAHLLKYDSVHGRFDGTVAYDEESLTVNGQRIAALAERDPKLLPWGEMGVDVVLESTGRFVDEAGAGQHITAGAKKVVISAPATGNIPTVVLGVNEDILTGDETIISNASCTTNCLAPMAKVLDEVFGIEKGYITTVHAYTSDQNLQDAPHKDLRRARAAAYSIIPTSTGAAKAVGLVLPTLKGKLDGLAMRVPVPDGSMTDLTVVLKKEATKEQINAALKSASEGAMKGIIEYTTDPIVSIDIVGNPHSCIFDSELTSASGTLAKVIGWYDNETGYSTRTADLIQKLGVAMTK; this comes from the coding sequence ATGGCAAAAATCAAAGTCGCCATTAACGGTTTCGGCCGCATTGGCCGCCTGACGTTTAAGTCGCTGCTGGGCCGAGACAACGTAGAAGTTGTGGCCATTAATGACCTGACCGACAACAAGACGCTGGCGCATCTGCTGAAGTATGACTCCGTACACGGCCGCTTCGATGGCACTGTGGCCTACGACGAGGAAAGCCTGACCGTGAACGGCCAGCGCATTGCGGCCCTGGCCGAGCGTGACCCCAAGCTGCTCCCCTGGGGCGAAATGGGCGTTGATGTAGTGCTGGAGTCTACCGGCCGCTTCGTAGACGAAGCCGGTGCTGGTCAGCACATCACCGCTGGTGCCAAAAAAGTAGTTATTTCCGCTCCCGCTACCGGTAACATTCCTACCGTAGTGCTGGGCGTAAACGAGGACATTCTCACCGGCGACGAAACCATCATTTCGAACGCCAGCTGCACCACCAACTGCCTGGCCCCCATGGCCAAGGTGCTGGACGAGGTGTTCGGCATCGAGAAAGGCTACATCACCACCGTGCACGCCTACACCTCTGACCAAAATCTGCAGGACGCACCGCACAAAGACCTGCGCCGTGCCCGCGCTGCTGCCTATAGCATTATCCCCACCAGCACCGGTGCTGCCAAGGCCGTAGGCCTGGTACTGCCCACCCTGAAGGGCAAGCTGGATGGTTTGGCCATGCGCGTACCCGTGCCGGACGGCTCCATGACCGACCTGACCGTAGTGCTGAAGAAAGAAGCCACCAAAGAGCAGATTAACGCTGCGCTGAAGTCGGCCTCGGAAGGCGCTATGAAAGGCATCATTGAGTACACCACGGACCCCATCGTAAGCATCGACATCGTGGGCAACCCCCACAGCTGCATCTTCGATTCGGAGCTGACCTCGGCCAGCGGCACGCTGGCGAAGGTGATTGGCTGGTACGACAACGAAACCGGCTACAGCACCCGCACCGCCGACCTGATCCAGAAGCTGGGTGTGGCCATGACCAAGTAA